In the genome of Desulfitibacter sp. BRH_c19, one region contains:
- a CDS encoding ABC transporter substrate-binding protein — protein sequence MKSFKLRGLLLLVVMLIMAVALVGCGGAANDNEGNAEPNEEPQAKEVKTIRISNGINDAHPTYLSGLEFEKFVESKTDAFDVEVYHSGQLGDDRIAMEALQLGTLEMVITSTSPLANFIPEYMIFDFPFIFADGQVADFVLDGPFGDTMLDMLPAQGLIGLGFQENGFRNLTNSRHAVAGVEDLDGLKIRTMENKVHLDAWRALGANPTPMAFTELFTAMQQGTVDGQENPLITIELSKFYEVQDHVSLTNHVYTPFVMLISKIFWDDLSAEEQQILQEAADHANAWQRDEIRRQEQNSVEVLKENGMTVTTLSDEARAEFQAAVLPTIEKYSEEVGEELVAQMFEQIELAGQQ from the coding sequence ATGAAATCTTTTAAATTAAGAGGGTTGCTATTACTGGTAGTTATGTTGATTATGGCAGTTGCTTTAGTTGGATGTGGAGGAGCAGCAAACGATAATGAAGGAAATGCTGAACCAAATGAGGAGCCTCAAGCTAAAGAAGTTAAAACTATCAGAATTAGTAATGGTATCAATGATGCACACCCAACGTACTTATCGGGTCTTGAATTTGAAAAATTTGTAGAATCAAAAACAGATGCTTTTGATGTTGAAGTATATCATAGTGGGCAACTAGGTGATGACAGAATAGCTATGGAAGCTTTACAATTAGGAACATTGGAAATGGTTATTACATCAACTTCACCGTTAGCAAACTTTATACCAGAATATATGATTTTTGACTTTCCATTTATCTTTGCTGATGGTCAGGTTGCAGACTTTGTTTTAGACGGTCCATTTGGTGACACCATGTTAGATATGCTTCCAGCCCAAGGTTTAATTGGTTTGGGATTCCAGGAAAATGGGTTCCGTAACTTGACGAACAGCAGACACGCAGTAGCTGGTGTAGAAGACCTTGATGGTTTAAAAATCAGAACTATGGAAAACAAAGTTCACTTAGATGCATGGAGAGCCTTAGGTGCAAACCCAACTCCAATGGCATTTACTGAATTATTCACAGCTATGCAGCAGGGAACTGTTGATGGTCAGGAAAATCCACTAATCACTATTGAACTTTCAAAGTTCTATGAAGTACAAGATCACGTTTCACTTACTAACCATGTCTATACACCATTTGTAATGCTAATTAGTAAGATTTTCTGGGATGATTTAAGTGCTGAAGAGCAGCAAATTCTTCAAGAAGCGGCAGATCATGCCAATGCTTGGCAAAGAGACGAAATTAGAAGACAAGAGCAAAATAGCGTAGAGGTTCTAAAAGAAAATGGTATGACTGTAACTACTTTGTCTGATGAAGCTAGAGCTGAGTTTCAAGCTGCTGTACTTCCAACTATAGAAAAATATAGTGAAGAAGTTGGAGAAGAGTTAGTTGCACAAATGTTTGAACAGATTGAATTAGCTGGTCAGCAGTAA
- a CDS encoding C4-dicarboxylate ABC transporter permease, protein MGVPIAFTIGVSTMAALWVGGIPFAFLAQNLFSATDSFAIMAVPFFILAGALMETGGLSRRLIDVANAVVGRFTGGLGMVTILACAFFAAISGSSPATVAAIGTMMIPAMVKRGYHKTFASSVAASGGGLGILIPPSIPMIIYGVVGNVSIGQMFLAGFLPGLFISSILLGTVYFIAKKKGYKGSGEPFIMKNFMKVAREGFWALLAPVIILGGIYSGIFTPTESAVVAVVYGLIIGIFVYKELKWKDLPRVFVNSAMVTGSVMIIVGMAAAFSKLITMYQIPNMLGQMLLGVSEHKLVVLALINLVILFAGMWMETLSLIIIFTPLFLPIVLNLGVDPIHFGIMLVIAAEIGLMTPPVGVNLFVASGISGVPLEKLSKGILPFIIVMIIGLFVITYIPQISLFLPQLFR, encoded by the coding sequence ATGGGAGTTCCCATTGCATTTACCATTGGGGTTTCAACTATGGCAGCATTGTGGGTTGGGGGAATACCCTTTGCTTTTTTAGCACAAAACCTTTTTTCTGCTACAGATTCATTTGCAATTATGGCGGTTCCATTTTTTATTTTGGCAGGCGCTTTAATGGAAACGGGAGGCTTGTCTAGGCGATTAATTGATGTGGCAAATGCTGTTGTTGGAAGATTTACGGGTGGCCTTGGTATGGTAACAATATTAGCATGTGCTTTTTTTGCAGCCATTTCTGGATCTAGTCCTGCCACAGTTGCTGCAATTGGAACTATGATGATACCGGCTATGGTTAAAAGGGGTTATCATAAAACATTTGCTTCAAGTGTTGCGGCATCAGGTGGTGGTTTAGGAATTCTGATTCCTCCATCTATTCCTATGATTATTTATGGTGTAGTTGGAAATGTTTCAATAGGACAGATGTTTTTAGCTGGATTTCTTCCTGGACTATTTATTTCCAGTATTTTATTAGGAACTGTATATTTCATCGCTAAAAAGAAGGGTTATAAAGGTTCGGGAGAGCCTTTTATAATGAAAAATTTCATGAAAGTTGCAAGAGAGGGTTTTTGGGCACTATTAGCACCTGTCATTATCCTCGGTGGTATTTATAGTGGTATTTTTACCCCTACTGAATCAGCGGTAGTAGCAGTTGTATACGGTCTTATTATAGGTATTTTTGTCTACAAAGAGCTTAAATGGAAGGATCTTCCTAGAGTATTTGTTAACTCAGCAATGGTTACAGGAAGCGTTATGATTATTGTAGGAATGGCGGCAGCTTTTAGCAAATTAATTACCATGTACCAGATTCCTAATATGTTAGGCCAAATGCTTCTAGGGGTTTCAGAACACAAATTGGTTGTTTTGGCTTTGATAAATTTAGTTATTTTGTTTGCCGGAATGTGGATGGAAACCTTGTCTTTGATAATTATCTTTACTCCTCTATTCTTACCAATTGTATTGAATTTGGGTGTAGATCCTATTCACTTCGGAATTATGTTAGTTATTGCCGCGGAGATTGGTCTAATGACGCCTCCAGTTGGTGTGAATTTATTCGTTGCTTCCGGAATATCAGGAGTTCCCTTGGAAAAATTGTCAAAGGGTATTTTGCCTTTTATTATTGTGATGATTATAGGGTTGTTTGTAATTACCTATATTCCACAGATATCATTATTCCTTCCTCAACTTTTTAGATAG
- a CDS encoding ketohydroxyglutarate aldolase: MMPEKITVLQRIISNGVIAVVRAENSQKALLIADAVKKGGINTIEITMTVPGAIDVIKELTNHYSKDELLIGAGTVLDGETARLTILAGAQFIVSPCLNLNVIRTANRYQKVVMPGAMTVRDVVEGLEAGADVIKIFPGEILGPGIIKAIRGPIPYAPLIPTGGVSIDNVDKWISAGALAVGVGGALTKSAEIGDYETITALAKEFVKKVQKARA, from the coding sequence ATGATGCCAGAAAAAATAACAGTTCTACAAAGAATTATTTCAAATGGTGTGATTGCAGTAGTAAGAGCAGAAAATAGCCAAAAAGCGTTATTAATTGCAGATGCTGTGAAAAAAGGCGGCATAAATACCATTGAAATAACCATGACAGTTCCTGGTGCAATTGATGTAATTAAAGAATTGACCAATCACTATTCTAAGGATGAACTACTGATTGGAGCAGGTACTGTTTTAGATGGGGAAACAGCTAGATTGACGATACTTGCAGGAGCCCAGTTTATAGTTAGTCCATGTCTAAACTTAAACGTGATACGTACAGCTAACAGATACCAAAAAGTTGTAATGCCAGGAGCTATGACTGTAAGAGATGTGGTTGAAGGTTTAGAAGCTGGGGCAGATGTAATTAAAATTTTTCCTGGAGAGATATTAGGGCCTGGGATTATTAAGGCAATAAGAGGACCAATACCATATGCCCCTTTGATTCCTACTGGGGGAGTATCAATTGATAATGTAGATAAATGGATAAGTGCAGGAGCTTTAGCCGTAGGAGTTGGAGGCGCTTTAACAAAGAGTGCTGAAATAGGGGATTATGAAACCATTACTGCCTTGGCAAAAGAGTTTGTCAAGAAAGTTCAAAAGGCGAGAGCTTAG
- a CDS encoding 2-dehydro-3-deoxygluconokinase, with protein MKRVVTFGEIMLRLAPPNFQRFIQTDSYQAIYGGGEANVAVSLSNYGLDSYFVTKVPDNDLGQSAINQLRRYGVNTSYIKLAKERLGIYFLEYGASQRASKVIYDRDNTAISNIKPGDIIWQEVLKDVDLFHFTGITPALGEGAAAATLEALKTAKKMGVTVSVDLNYRKKLWTPEKAGEVMGELLQYVDIVIGNEEDAEKVFGIKAAGSEISAGHLSDDGYKHVASELAKRFNLKHVAITLRESYSASDNGWRAMLYNGEDYFFSKKYDVHIVDRVGGGDAFAGGLLYSLLEEYSPQYAIEFATAASCLKHTIHGDFNHVSLEEVKTLVNGDGSGRVQR; from the coding sequence ATGAAAAGGGTAGTCACATTTGGAGAAATAATGCTTCGTTTAGCTCCACCTAACTTTCAAAGGTTTATACAGACCGATTCCTACCAAGCAATCTATGGTGGTGGAGAAGCGAATGTAGCAGTAAGCTTATCAAATTATGGACTAGATTCTTATTTTGTAACAAAGGTACCCGATAACGACTTGGGCCAGAGTGCCATAAACCAATTAAGGCGTTATGGTGTTAATACTAGTTATATTAAACTTGCTAAAGAGAGATTAGGTATCTACTTCCTGGAATATGGTGCTTCCCAGAGAGCATCCAAGGTTATTTATGACAGAGACAATACAGCTATTAGTAACATCAAACCTGGTGATATTATTTGGCAAGAGGTATTAAAGGATGTTGATTTATTCCACTTTACAGGAATCACACCGGCTCTAGGCGAGGGTGCTGCTGCAGCAACTCTAGAGGCTTTGAAAACAGCAAAAAAGATGGGTGTTACAGTTTCTGTTGATTTAAACTACCGTAAGAAGCTATGGACTCCTGAAAAAGCAGGAGAAGTTATGGGAGAATTATTGCAGTATGTTGATATTGTAATTGGCAATGAGGAAGATGCAGAAAAGGTATTTGGAATTAAGGCAGCAGGAAGTGAAATATCTGCCGGTCATTTGAGTGATGATGGCTACAAGCATGTAGCGAGTGAATTAGCAAAAAGATTTAATCTGAAACATGTAGCCATAACTTTAAGGGAAAGCTATTCAGCCTCTGATAATGGCTGGAGAGCCATGCTTTATAATGGTGAAGATTATTTCTTTTCTAAAAAATACGATGTCCATATAGTAGATAGAGTGGGTGGCGGAGATGCGTTTGCAGGTGGACTTTTATATTCATTGTTAGAAGAATACTCCCCACAGTATGCAATCGAGTTTGCTACAGCCGCTTCATGTCTGAAGCATACAATTCATGGAGATTTTAATCATGTTTCTTTGGAAGAGGTTAAAACATTAGTCAATGGAGATGGATCCGGAAGGGTGCAACGCTAA
- a CDS encoding dihydroxy-acid dehydratase (catalyzes the dehydration of 2,3-dihydroxy-3-methylbutanoate to 3-methyl-2-oxobutanoate in valine and isoleucine biosynthesis), with the protein MEWRSKEFRNSSAGALTRALYKGMGYSDNDLRKPIIAVVNSWNTVCPGQFNLNQVAAAVKEGIQEAGGMPVEFGTIGPCDGIAQGHKGMKYILPCRDVIANSVELMIEAHQIDGMVLLGSCDKIVPGMLMVAARLNLPTIVVTGGPMETGRYKGENVDVNTIEVATGAFKAGKISDQEFKEIENSVCPGPGSCQMIGTANTMCCLTEALGLSLPGSAAIPAVSAKRMVIARESGRQIIDLVNKAITAGKIITPESIENAIRVGLAIGGSTNLVLHILALAHEAEIELAIEEFDRLSMVTPYIASLVTASKYDMVDFYRVGGIPTVIKELLPILNGDCLTVTGDSVKDNLDKLTPPDADGEVIKGLKDPFKPTGGLAVLKGNLAPETAIAKPAAIPEDRLVCSGPAKVFDAEEELIAAIYDNAIQEGDMIVVRYEGPKGGPGMREMYTPLKLLDGYGLAESVYLITDGRFSGSNKGGFIGHICPEAADGGPIALVKNGDTISVNINERKLNLEISSVEFETRKKQWHPKEPKIKKGYMALYAKMVKAANKGAILELED; encoded by the coding sequence ATGGAATGGAGAAGTAAAGAATTTAGAAACAGCTCAGCTGGTGCACTTACAAGAGCACTATATAAAGGAATGGGCTATTCAGATAATGATCTGCGAAAGCCAATTATAGCAGTTGTAAATTCTTGGAATACAGTTTGTCCTGGACAATTTAACTTAAATCAAGTAGCTGCTGCGGTAAAAGAGGGTATTCAAGAAGCGGGTGGTATGCCTGTTGAATTTGGAACTATAGGTCCTTGTGACGGAATAGCTCAGGGGCATAAGGGTATGAAATATATTTTACCGTGTAGAGATGTAATTGCAAATAGTGTAGAATTAATGATTGAAGCACACCAAATTGATGGCATGGTTCTTTTAGGTTCATGTGACAAAATAGTTCCGGGTATGTTAATGGTGGCTGCAAGACTAAATCTACCAACCATTGTTGTTACCGGTGGGCCAATGGAAACAGGTAGATATAAAGGCGAAAATGTGGATGTAAATACTATAGAAGTAGCAACAGGGGCATTCAAGGCTGGTAAAATTAGTGATCAAGAATTCAAAGAAATTGAAAATAGTGTCTGTCCTGGTCCAGGTTCCTGTCAAATGATTGGTACAGCAAATACTATGTGTTGTTTAACAGAAGCATTAGGATTATCTCTTCCTGGTAGTGCAGCAATACCTGCAGTATCTGCTAAACGCATGGTAATAGCAAGGGAATCAGGCAGACAAATAATAGATTTAGTAAACAAAGCTATTACAGCAGGAAAAATTATTACGCCAGAATCCATTGAGAATGCAATAAGAGTAGGGCTTGCCATTGGTGGTTCAACAAATCTTGTACTTCATATACTGGCACTAGCCCATGAAGCCGAGATTGAACTTGCGATAGAGGAATTTGACAGACTCAGTATGGTTACTCCATATATTGCATCCTTGGTTACTGCCAGTAAATACGACATGGTTGATTTTTATAGGGTGGGTGGAATACCCACGGTAATTAAGGAGCTATTGCCTATCTTAAACGGAGATTGCTTGACAGTTACTGGTGACTCAGTAAAAGACAATTTAGATAAACTTACTCCTCCAGATGCTGATGGGGAAGTTATAAAAGGACTAAAAGATCCATTTAAACCTACTGGTGGATTAGCAGTATTAAAGGGCAATCTGGCTCCTGAAACGGCTATAGCAAAACCTGCAGCTATTCCAGAAGACAGACTGGTATGCTCAGGACCAGCAAAGGTTTTTGACGCAGAAGAGGAATTAATTGCTGCTATATATGATAATGCAATTCAAGAGGGAGATATGATAGTGGTTCGCTATGAAGGACCAAAGGGCGGTCCAGGGATGAGAGAAATGTATACACCATTAAAATTACTAGATGGATACGGGCTAGCTGAAAGCGTATATTTAATTACTGATGGTAGATTTAGTGGATCTAACAAAGGCGGATTTATTGGACATATTTGTCCAGAAGCAGCAGATGGAGGTCCCATAGCTTTAGTGAAAAATGGAGATACCATATCAGTAAATATTAATGAGCGGAAATTGAACTTAGAGATTTCTTCAGTAGAATTTGAAACTCGCAAAAAACAATGGCATCCAAAAGAACCTAAGATTAAAAAAGGATATATGGCTTTATACGCAAAAATGGTTAAAGCAGCAAACAAGGGTGCGATTTTGGAATTAGAAGACTAA
- a CDS encoding aldolase, producing MLFEEIKKFKEKLTNEAVYGPFSKTSDPGIIEAAGYGGFDFIILDLEHGPNNVQTLQNLIRAAQNSNILPIVRVKENCDSLIGEVLDVGAAGIQVPQISNAEDASRIIRLAKFAPQGMRGVCRFVRAANYSSMDRYEYFKKSNDALIIMHLEGQESINNLDEIMDVSGIDVLFIGPYDLSQSLGVPGQIDHPIVEEKMKQIIQKCKEKGIYVGTFVDTLENAKKWENAGVKYISYSVDIGIFYEQCKNIMQNLKGDSHEN from the coding sequence ATGCTTTTTGAAGAGATTAAAAAATTCAAAGAAAAATTAACAAATGAAGCAGTATATGGACCTTTTTCTAAAACTAGTGATCCCGGTATTATTGAGGCTGCTGGTTATGGAGGTTTTGATTTTATAATATTAGATTTGGAACATGGTCCAAATAATGTGCAAACTCTACAGAATCTCATTAGGGCTGCACAAAATTCTAATATTTTACCAATAGTTAGGGTAAAGGAGAACTGTGATTCACTTATTGGTGAAGTGCTTGATGTTGGAGCAGCAGGAATTCAAGTACCACAAATCTCAAATGCAGAAGATGCCAGTAGAATCATTAGACTGGCAAAATTTGCGCCCCAAGGAATGAGGGGTGTGTGCAGATTTGTTAGAGCGGCAAACTACTCTTCGATGGACAGATATGAATACTTCAAAAAATCCAATGATGCATTAATTATTATGCACTTGGAAGGTCAAGAATCCATAAACAACTTGGATGAGATAATGGATGTAAGTGGTATCGATGTTTTGTTTATTGGACCATATGATTTGTCACAATCTCTAGGTGTGCCAGGGCAAATTGATCATCCAATAGTTGAAGAGAAAATGAAGCAGATAATTCAAAAATGTAAGGAAAAGGGCATCTATGTGGGGACATTTGTTGATACCCTAGAAAATGCAAAGAAGTGGGAAAATGCAGGGGTAAAGTACATTTCTTATTCAGTAGATATTGGTATCTTTTACGAGCAATGTAAAAATATAATGCAGAACTTAAAAGGAGATTCCCATGAAAACTAA
- a CDS encoding carbohydrate hydrolase: MHFNGFVRENGDVGIRNHLLILSSVVCANTVAANIASGIPEARLITHQHGCSQIGVDKETTLKILSGMGKNPNVGAVLVVGLGCETIHAGLIAQEIAKTGKPVETLVIQEVGGTLATTEKGIMIGRKLMLALAEQKRESISIERLTLGTECGGSDAYSGLSANPALGAASDMLVDLGSRVILSETTEFIGAEHILCKRAVNSQVASQIKRIVADREMDCLKLKVDIRGAQPSPGNIAGGLTTIEEKSLGCIYKGGSRPIVQVVGYGDESTQQGLVIMDTPGNDVESITGMAAGGAQLVVFTTGRGTPVGCPIVPVIKVSTNNKTYELMEENIDINAGTIISGEGKIDQVGANIFEEILKTANGKLTKAEKLGHFEFGLSRLGPSL, encoded by the coding sequence ATGCATTTTAATGGTTTTGTTAGAGAAAATGGTGATGTAGGAATTCGAAATCATTTACTTATACTTTCCTCAGTAGTATGTGCCAATACAGTTGCTGCAAACATTGCCTCCGGAATACCAGAGGCACGTCTTATTACCCACCAGCATGGATGTTCCCAAATTGGTGTTGACAAGGAGACCACTCTAAAAATATTATCAGGAATGGGCAAAAACCCCAATGTGGGTGCAGTATTGGTTGTGGGTTTGGGATGTGAAACTATCCATGCCGGGTTAATTGCACAAGAGATAGCAAAAACAGGCAAACCTGTTGAAACACTAGTAATACAAGAAGTAGGGGGAACTTTAGCAACTACTGAAAAGGGTATCATGATTGGTAGGAAACTGATGTTAGCTCTAGCCGAGCAGAAAAGGGAGAGTATTTCAATAGAAAGGCTAACTCTTGGTACTGAATGTGGTGGCTCTGATGCATACTCAGGACTTTCAGCCAATCCGGCACTAGGAGCTGCTTCAGACATGCTGGTTGATCTTGGTTCACGTGTTATTTTAAGTGAAACTACTGAATTTATTGGTGCTGAACATATCCTTTGCAAAAGAGCTGTTAACAGTCAAGTAGCCAGTCAGATTAAAAGAATAGTTGCAGACAGGGAAATGGACTGTTTAAAGCTGAAGGTAGATATTCGTGGTGCACAACCTTCACCTGGCAATATTGCAGGAGGTCTAACAACAATTGAAGAAAAGTCGCTAGGGTGTATTTACAAAGGTGGCTCAAGGCCCATTGTTCAAGTAGTAGGTTATGGTGATGAATCTACACAACAGGGTTTAGTAATAATGGATACTCCGGGAAACGATGTTGAATCTATAACAGGTATGGCTGCAGGCGGTGCGCAACTAGTGGTGTTTACTACTGGAAGGGGTACTCCTGTAGGTTGCCCAATAGTCCCAGTAATAAAGGTATCTACCAATAACAAAACATATGAACTTATGGAAGAGAATATTGATATAAACGCTGGCACAATTATTTCTGGTGAAGGGAAAATAGATCAAGTTGGAGCCAATATTTTTGAGGAGATTCTTAAAACTGCTAATGGGAAATTAACAAAGGCTGAAAAGCTGGGTCATTTTGAATTTGGTCTCAGCCGTTTAGGGCCTAGCTTATAA